The following are from one region of the Salvia splendens isolate huo1 chromosome 2, SspV2, whole genome shotgun sequence genome:
- the LOC121765245 gene encoding phosphoenolpyruvate carboxylase kinase 1-like, whose amino-acid sequence MCDTLNNDYHLCEELGRGRFGVVHRCYSPSSSSSSFACKSIAKRDLSSDPTDRRCLDVEPKILRLLSACPNVLRLHDVYDNDDYLHLVTDLCDGGDLFDRLSSSPRFSERDAARVISQLMSAVAFCHRAGVAHRDIKPDNILFDSRGALKLADFGSAELFGAEEMTGVVGTPYYVAPEVLMGGNYDEKVDVWSAGVILYMMLAGVPPFYGDGPVETFEAVLRERLRFPTKLFRSVSPEAKDLLRKMICKDACRRFSAEQVLSHPWIMNGGEREE is encoded by the exons ATGTGCGATACCCTCAACAACGACTACCACCTCTGCGAAGAGCTCGGCCGCGGCCGCTTCGGCGTCGTCCACCGCTGCTACTccccttcctcctcctcctcctccttcgcCTGCAAGTCCATCGCCAAGCGCGACCTCTCCTCCGACCCCACCGACCGCCGCTGCCTCGACGTCGAGCCCAAGATCCTCCGCCTCCTCTCCGCCTGCCCCAACGTCCTCCGCCTCCACGACGTCTACGACAACGACGACTATCTCCACCTTGTCACCGACCTCTGCGACGGCGGCGACCTCTTCGACCGCCTCTCCTCCTCCCCCCGCTTCTCCGAGCGCGACGCCGCCAGGGTCATCTCGCAGCTCATGTCCGCAGTCGCCTTCTGCCACCGCGCCGGCGTCGCCCACCGCGACATCAAGCCCGACAACATCCTCTTCGACTCGCGCGGCGCCCTCAAGCTCGCCGACTTCGGCTCCGCGGAGCTCTTCGGGGCCGAGGAGATGACCGGCGTCGTCGGGACGCCCTACTACGTGGCGCCGGAGGTGCTGATGGGCGGGAATTACGACGAGAAGGTCGACGTCTGGAGCGCCGGCGTCATCCTCTACATGATGCTCGCCGGCGTCCCCCCTTTCTACGGCGACGGCCCCGTCGAGACCTTTGAGGCCGTGCTGCGGGAGAGGCTGAGGTTTCCGACGAAGCTTTTCCGGTCGGTATCGCCGGAGGCAAAGGATCTGCTGAGGAAGATGATCTGCAAAGACGCCTGCCGGAGATTCTCCGCCGAGCAAGTTCTCA GCCATCCATGGATAATGAATGGAGGAGAGAGGGAGGAGTAG